In a single window of the Streptomyces sp. NBC_00285 genome:
- a CDS encoding DUF721 domain-containing protein produces the protein MSDEEAKTPPGPAEPSGVDLARVALRAAKEQARARGDAAQQKKQARRGGGLRSGARADGRDPMAFGAAINRLITERGWETPAAVGGVMGRWPQIVGEDLAKHCAPQTYDEDERVLVVRCDSTAWATNLRLLAPQLVARLNEDLGHGAVKVIKVNGPGGAPRRYGPLRAPGSVGPGDTYG, from the coding sequence ATGAGCGACGAAGAGGCCAAGACCCCCCCGGGGCCGGCCGAGCCGTCCGGTGTCGACCTCGCGCGCGTGGCGCTGCGGGCCGCCAAGGAGCAGGCACGCGCGCGTGGGGACGCGGCGCAGCAGAAGAAGCAGGCACGCCGTGGTGGCGGCCTGCGCTCCGGGGCGCGCGCCGACGGTCGCGACCCCATGGCTTTCGGCGCCGCCATCAACCGTCTGATCACCGAGCGCGGCTGGGAGACGCCCGCCGCGGTGGGCGGGGTGATGGGGCGCTGGCCGCAGATCGTGGGCGAGGACCTGGCCAAGCACTGTGCGCCGCAGACGTACGACGAGGACGAGCGGGTGCTGGTGGTGCGCTGCGACTCGACGGCGTGGGCGACGAATCTGCGACTGCTCGCGCCGCAGCTGGTGGCCCGTCTGAACGAGGATCTCGGCCACGGCGCCGTGAAGGTGATCAAGGTGAACGGCCCCGGTGGTGCCCCCCGTCGCTACGGCCCGCTGCGCGCCCCCGGCAGCGTGGGACCCGGTGACACCTACGGGTGA
- the gyrB gene encoding DNA topoisomerase (ATP-hydrolyzing) subunit B: MLCQKGRFVADSGNPNENIPSTDAAATSSNGEVTASYDASAITVLEGLDAVRKRPGMYIGSTGERGLHHLVQEVVDNSVDEALAGHADTIDVTILADGGVRVIDNGRGIPVGIVPSEGKPAVEVVLTVLHAGGKFGGGGYAVSGGLHGVGVSVVNALSSRVAVEVKTDGYRWTQDYKLGVPTAPLAQHEATDEHGTSVTFWADGDIFETTEYSFETLSRRFQEMAFLNKGLRIKLTDERESAKATTGADEAGADDKAEVKTVEYHYEGGIVDFVKYLNSRKGDVVHPTVIDLEAEDKDKLLSLEVAMQWNSSYTEGVYSFANIIHTHEGGTHEEGFRAALTNLVNKYARDKKLLREKDDNLTGDDIREGLTAIISVKLSEPQFEGQTKTKLGNTEVKTFVQKVVYEHLTDWLDRNPVEAADIIRKSIQAATARVAARKARDLTRRKGLLETASLPGKLSDCQSNDPIKCEIFIVEGDSAGGSAKSGRNPEYQAILPIRGKILNVEKARIDKILQNQEIQALISAFGTGVHEDFDIAKLRYHKIILMADADVDGQHISTLLLTFLFRFMRPLVEAGHVYLSRPPLYKIKWGRDDIEYAYSDRERDALIEMGRQRGKRIREDSIQRFKGLGEMNAEELRITTMDQEHRVLGQVTLDDAAQADDLFSVLMGEDVEARRQFIQRNAKDVRFLDI; encoded by the coding sequence GTGCTGTGCCAGAAAGGGCGCTTCGTGGCCGATTCCGGCAACCCCAACGAGAACATCCCGTCCACCGACGCCGCGGCGACCTCGTCGAACGGCGAGGTCACCGCCTCGTACGACGCCAGCGCCATCACCGTCCTCGAGGGTCTGGACGCGGTCCGCAAGCGACCCGGTATGTACATCGGCTCGACCGGTGAGCGTGGCCTGCACCACCTGGTGCAGGAGGTCGTCGACAACTCCGTCGACGAGGCGCTGGCCGGACACGCGGACACCATCGACGTGACGATCCTCGCCGACGGCGGTGTCCGCGTCATCGACAACGGCCGCGGTATCCCGGTGGGCATCGTCCCCTCCGAGGGGAAGCCGGCCGTCGAGGTCGTGCTGACGGTCCTGCACGCGGGCGGCAAGTTCGGCGGCGGCGGCTACGCGGTCTCCGGTGGTCTGCACGGCGTCGGCGTCTCCGTGGTGAACGCCCTGTCCAGCAGGGTCGCCGTCGAGGTCAAGACCGACGGCTACCGCTGGACACAGGACTACAAGCTGGGTGTCCCGACGGCTCCGCTGGCCCAGCACGAGGCGACGGACGAGCACGGCACGTCGGTCACCTTCTGGGCCGACGGCGACATCTTCGAGACGACCGAGTACTCCTTCGAGACGCTCTCGCGGCGCTTCCAGGAGATGGCGTTCCTCAACAAGGGTCTGAGGATCAAACTCACCGACGAGCGTGAGTCGGCGAAGGCCACCACCGGTGCGGACGAAGCGGGCGCCGACGACAAGGCCGAGGTCAAGACCGTCGAGTACCACTACGAGGGCGGCATCGTCGACTTCGTGAAGTACCTCAACTCCCGCAAGGGCGATGTGGTGCACCCCACCGTGATCGACCTCGAGGCCGAGGACAAGGACAAGCTCCTCTCCCTCGAAGTCGCGATGCAGTGGAACAGCAGTTACACCGAGGGCGTCTACTCCTTCGCGAACATCATCCACACGCACGAGGGCGGTACGCACGAGGAGGGCTTCCGCGCGGCGCTGACGAACCTCGTCAACAAGTACGCGCGCGACAAGAAGCTGCTCCGTGAGAAGGACGACAACCTCACGGGTGACGACATCCGCGAGGGTCTGACCGCGATCATCTCGGTGAAGCTGAGCGAGCCGCAGTTCGAGGGCCAGACCAAGACCAAGCTGGGCAACACCGAGGTGAAGACCTTCGTCCAGAAGGTCGTCTACGAGCACCTCACCGACTGGCTGGACCGCAACCCCGTCGAGGCCGCGGACATCATCCGCAAGAGCATCCAGGCGGCCACCGCGCGCGTGGCGGCCCGCAAGGCCCGTGACCTGACCCGGCGCAAGGGCCTGCTGGAGACCGCGTCCCTGCCGGGCAAGCTCTCCGACTGCCAGTCGAACGACCCCATCAAGTGCGAGATCTTCATCGTCGAGGGTGACTCCGCCGGGGGTTCGGCCAAGTCCGGCCGTAACCCCGAGTACCAGGCGATCCTCCCGATCCGCGGCAAGATCCTGAACGTCGAGAAGGCGCGGATCGACAAGATCCTGCAGAACCAGGAGATCCAGGCGCTGATCTCGGCCTTCGGTACCGGAGTCCACGAGGACTTCGACATCGCGAAGCTGCGCTATCACAAGATCATCCTGATGGCGGACGCCGACGTCGACGGACAGCACATCTCCACCCTGCTGCTGACCTTCCTGTTCCGCTTCATGCGGCCGCTGGTCGAGGCCGGGCACGTGTACCTCTCCCGTCCCCCGCTGTACAAGATCAAGTGGGGCCGGGACGACATCGAGTACGCCTACTCAGACCGCGAGCGCGACGCGCTGATCGAGATGGGCCGGCAGCGCGGCAAGCGCATCCGCGAGGACTCCATCCAGCGCTTCAAGGGCCTCGGCGAGATGAACGCCGAGGAGCTGCGCATCACGACCATGGACCAGGAGCACCGCGTCCTCGGCCAGGTCACCCTGGACGATGCCGCCCAGGCCGACGACCTGTTCTCCGTCCTGATGGGCGAGGACGTCGAGGCCCGCCGCCAGTTCATCCAGCGCAACGCCAAGGACGTCCGGTTCCTCGACATCTGA
- the gyrA gene encoding DNA gyrase subunit A: MADEKTPVTPAEGGEFVMRVEPVGLETEMQRSYLDYAMSVIVSRALPDVRDGLKPVHRRVLYAMYDGGYRPEKGFYKCARVVGDVMGNYHPHGDSSIYDALVRLAQSWSMRMPLVDSNGNFGSPGNDPAAAMRYTECKMMPLSMEMVRDIDEETVDFTDNYDGRSQEPTVLPARFPNLLINGSAGIAVGMATNIPPHNLREVASGAQWYLENPEASHEELLDALIERIKGPDFPTGALVVGRKGIEEAYRTGRGSITMRAVVAVEEIHNRQCLVVTELPYQTNPDNLAQKIADLVKDGKVGGIADVRDETSSRTGQRLVIVLKRDAVAKVVLNNLYKHTDLQSNFGANMLALVDGVPRTLSLDAFIRHWVAHQIEVIVRRTKFRLRKAEERAHILRGLLKALDAIDEVIALIRRSDTVDIARGGLMQLLEIDEIQANAILEMQLRRLAALERQKIIQEHDELQAKITEYTEILASPVRQRGIVSAELAAIVEKYGDDRKTMLVPYDGDMSVEDLIAEEDIVVTVSRGGYVKRTKAVDYRAQKRGGKGVRGTKLKEDDIVDHFFVSTTHHWLLFFTNKGRVYRAKAYELPDAGRDARGQHVANLLAFQPDEAIAEILAIRDYDAVPYLVLATKAGLVKKTSLKDYDSPRSGGVIAINLREREDGSDDELIGAELVSADSDLLLISKKAQSIRFTASDDTLRPMGRATSGVKGMSFREGDELLSMNVVRPGTFVFTATDGGYAKRTPVDEYRVQGRGGLGIKAAKIVEDRGSLVGALVVEESDEILAITLSGGVIRTRVSGVRETGRDTMGVQLINLGKRDAVVGIARNAEAGREAEEIDGDVADDETAEDAVETIGTDEGEAPSVE, translated from the coding sequence ATGGCCGACGAGAAGACTCCCGTCACCCCTGCAGAGGGCGGCGAATTCGTGATGCGTGTCGAGCCCGTCGGGCTCGAGACGGAGATGCAGCGTTCGTACCTGGACTACGCGATGTCCGTCATCGTGTCCCGTGCGCTGCCGGACGTCCGGGACGGTCTCAAGCCCGTCCACCGCCGCGTCCTGTACGCCATGTACGACGGCGGCTACCGGCCCGAGAAGGGCTTCTACAAGTGCGCCCGCGTCGTCGGCGACGTCATGGGCAACTACCACCCGCACGGCGACTCCTCGATCTACGACGCGCTGGTCCGCCTCGCGCAGTCGTGGTCGATGCGGATGCCGCTGGTGGACTCCAACGGCAACTTCGGATCTCCCGGCAACGACCCGGCGGCCGCCATGCGGTACACCGAGTGCAAGATGATGCCGCTGTCCATGGAGATGGTCCGTGACATCGACGAGGAGACCGTCGACTTCACGGACAACTACGACGGCCGCTCCCAGGAGCCGACCGTCCTGCCGGCCCGGTTCCCCAACCTGCTGATCAACGGCTCCGCCGGCATCGCGGTCGGCATGGCGACCAACATCCCGCCGCACAACCTGCGCGAGGTCGCGTCCGGCGCCCAGTGGTACCTGGAGAACCCTGAGGCGAGTCACGAGGAGCTGCTCGACGCGCTCATCGAGCGCATCAAGGGCCCCGACTTCCCGACCGGCGCCCTTGTGGTGGGCCGCAAGGGCATCGAGGAGGCCTACCGCACCGGTCGTGGCTCGATCACCATGCGCGCCGTCGTCGCGGTCGAGGAGATCCACAACCGCCAGTGCCTGGTGGTCACGGAACTGCCGTACCAGACCAACCCCGACAACCTCGCGCAGAAGATCGCCGACCTGGTGAAGGACGGCAAGGTCGGCGGCATCGCGGACGTCCGGGACGAGACCAGCTCCCGTACCGGTCAGCGTCTGGTCATCGTGCTCAAGAGGGACGCGGTCGCCAAGGTCGTACTGAACAACCTCTACAAGCACACGGACCTCCAGTCGAACTTCGGCGCCAACATGCTGGCGCTCGTCGACGGCGTCCCGCGCACCCTCTCGCTCGACGCGTTCATCCGGCACTGGGTGGCGCACCAGATCGAGGTCATCGTCCGGCGGACGAAGTTCCGGCTGCGCAAGGCCGAGGAGCGGGCGCACATCCTGCGCGGCCTGCTGAAGGCCCTGGACGCCATCGACGAGGTCATCGCGCTGATCCGGCGCAGCGACACCGTCGACATCGCGCGCGGGGGCCTGATGCAGCTCCTGGAGATCGACGAGATCCAGGCCAACGCCATTCTCGAGATGCAGCTGCGCCGACTGGCCGCCCTGGAGCGCCAGAAGATCATCCAGGAGCACGACGAGCTCCAGGCGAAGATCACCGAGTACACCGAGATCCTGGCCTCGCCGGTCCGCCAGCGCGGCATCGTCAGCGCGGAACTGGCCGCGATCGTCGAGAAGTACGGCGACGACCGCAAGACCATGCTGGTGCCCTACGACGGTGACATGTCCGTCGAGGACCTGATCGCCGAAGAGGACATCGTCGTCACGGTCTCGCGCGGCGGTTACGTCAAGCGCACCAAGGCCGTCGACTACCGCGCCCAGAAGCGCGGCGGCAAGGGCGTACGCGGCACGAAGCTCAAGGAAGACGACATCGTCGACCACTTCTTCGTGTCGACCACGCACCACTGGCTGCTGTTCTTCACCAACAAGGGCCGCGTCTACCGGGCCAAGGCGTACGAGCTGCCGGACGCCGGACGGGACGCGCGTGGCCAGCACGTCGCCAACCTGTTGGCCTTCCAGCCGGACGAGGCGATCGCCGAGATCCTCGCGATCCGCGACTACGACGCGGTGCCCTACCTGGTGCTCGCGACGAAGGCGGGTCTGGTCAAGAAGACGTCACTGAAGGATTACGACTCTCCGCGTTCCGGTGGTGTCATCGCCATCAACCTGCGTGAGCGCGAGGACGGTTCGGACGACGAACTGATCGGAGCAGAACTCGTCTCGGCCGACAGTGATCTGCTTCTGATCAGCAAGAAAGCACAGTCGATCAGGTTCACGGCGTCGGACGACACACTGCGTCCCATGGGCCGTGCGACCTCCGGTGTCAAGGGCATGAGCTTCCGCGAAGGCGACGAGCTGCTCTCGATGAATGTTGTTCGACCCGGTACGTTCGTGTTCACTGCTACGGACGGCGGGTACGCGAAGCGGACCCCTGTCGACGAGTACCGCGTCCAGGGTCGCGGTGGCCTCGGTATCAAGGCCGCCAAGATCGTGGAGGACCGTGGATCGCTCGTCGGTGCGCTGGTGGTCGAGGAGAGTGACGAGATCCTTGCCATCACGCTGTCCGGCGGTGTGATTCGTACGCGAGTCAGCGGGGTCAGGGAGACGGGCCGTGACACCATGGGCGTCCAACTGATCAACCTGGGCAAGCGCGATGCCGTGGTCGGCATTGCGCGTAACGCCGAGGCGGGACGGGAGGCGGAGGAGATCGACGGCGATGTGGCCGACGACGAGACCGCCGAGGATGCCGTCGAGACCATCGGCACGGACGAGGGTGAGGCACCCTCGGTCGAGTAG
- a CDS encoding DUF3566 domain-containing protein translates to MSGATGAGSTGTSTGSSPGTGADGGGRGSAARATEANTTDTHTTQLKAIKPPATEPRSPETHGSQGGPVTDTQPPARPTAPAAPPQAAAQPHPAAQPQAPSPLPGERQPQQQTGPYHPPQAYPTQATPAGAVRRPRTGARTTPRTRKARLRVAKADPWSVMKVSFLLSIALGICTIVAAAVLWMVMDAMGVFSTVGGTISEATGSNESNGFDLQAFLSLPNVLMFTSIIAVIDVVLATALATLGAFIYNLSAGFVGGVELTLAEDE, encoded by the coding sequence GTGAGCGGAGCCACGGGCGCCGGATCGACCGGAACCTCTACGGGGTCTTCCCCCGGCACGGGGGCGGACGGCGGCGGCCGTGGCTCTGCCGCGCGTGCGACAGAAGCGAACACGACGGATACGCACACGACTCAACTCAAGGCGATCAAGCCTCCCGCGACGGAGCCGCGCTCGCCTGAGACGCATGGATCCCAGGGGGGACCTGTGACGGACACCCAGCCGCCGGCCCGGCCGACGGCGCCCGCCGCACCGCCGCAGGCGGCGGCCCAGCCGCATCCCGCGGCTCAGCCCCAGGCGCCCTCTCCGCTGCCGGGGGAACGCCAGCCGCAGCAGCAGACCGGTCCGTACCACCCGCCGCAGGCCTACCCGACACAGGCCACCCCGGCCGGTGCCGTACGCCGCCCGCGCACCGGTGCGCGCACCACGCCCCGTACGCGCAAAGCACGTCTGCGGGTGGCCAAGGCCGACCCGTGGTCCGTCATGAAGGTCAGCTTCCTGCTCTCCATCGCGCTGGGCATCTGCACGATCGTCGCGGCCGCCGTGCTGTGGATGGTCATGGACGCGATGGGTGTCTTCTCGACGGTCGGCGGGACGATCTCCGAGGCGACCGGTTCGAACGAGTCGAACGGCTTCGACCTCCAGGCGTTCCTCTCCCTGCCGAACGTCCTGATGTTCACGTCGATCATCGCGGTCATCGACGTCGTCCTCGCGACGGCACTCGCGACTCTCGGCGCGTTCATCTACAACCTCTCCGCGGGCTTCGTCGGCGGCGTCGAACTGACGCTGGCCGAAGACGAGTAA
- a CDS encoding DUF6344 domain-containing protein — protein sequence MAQNKVMKLWTVVITAFLALFTALGLITTTAAAAVPQTQPARNSSAVHPESPAVSPALWSHPRSLPPTMKQRIRAEAHGKTPHGRHRSPADTENDADTAATEALADRASDALRDH from the coding sequence ATGGCTCAGAACAAGGTCATGAAGTTGTGGACCGTCGTCATCACCGCCTTCCTCGCGCTGTTCACCGCGCTCGGACTCATCACGACCACCGCCGCGGCCGCCGTACCGCAGACCCAGCCGGCCCGCAACAGCAGCGCCGTGCACCCGGAGTCGCCCGCGGTGTCCCCGGCACTCTGGTCCCACCCCCGGTCTCTGCCTCCGACGATGAAGCAGCGCATCCGCGCCGAGGCTCACGGCAAGACCCCCCACGGCCGCCACCGCTCCCCCGCGGACACGGAGAACGACGCGGACACGGCGGCGACCGAGGCCCTTGCCGACCGTGCCTCCGACGCCCTCCGGGACCACTGA
- a CDS encoding DLW-39 family protein → MKKLLLVALAAIGGLLVYRQIQADRAEQDLWTEATDSVPTGS, encoded by the coding sequence GTGAAGAAGCTTCTCCTGGTCGCACTGGCCGCTATCGGCGGGCTCCTCGTGTACCGCCAGATCCAGGCGGATCGCGCCGAGCAGGACCTGTGGACGGAGGCAACTGACTCCGTGCCCACGGGTTCGTGA
- a CDS encoding serine/threonine-protein kinase → MGEVFAGRYELADPIGRGGVGAVWRAWDHRRRRYVAAKVLLQSDAHSLLRFVREQALRIDHPHVLAPASWAADDDKVLFTMDLVAGGSLVHLIGDYGPLPPAFVCTLLDQLLAGLAAVHAEGVVHRDIKPANILLEATGTRRPRLRLSDFGIAMRLGEPRLTETNLVVGTPGYLAPEQMMGAEPDFPADLFAVGLVALYLLEGAKPDAKALIQYFAAHGTPGAPQSVPEPLWQVVATLLQPDPQARFRTATGARKALAAARELLTEPGADDESIEIFDQLGPLPPGFGPEGPLKPAPGVDPSRTRHGGTGASGETRFRTGDGSGPPSGSSEGSGVPSGSGGASGMPSGVGGQSATPPGVGGGSADFDARGEHGGSSWPGYEAGADAGSSAGAGAGPGHAGGMPPWPDEGNRLAPRTGEAGGASSWFGEGSGRHSQAREPSEAPSHPGGAHRVPPRPGEGNGESRPGEGNGPSWPGTGNEVSRPPGTGNDESWQAAGNAAARPGEGGPQSWPGETSSPSWPGQASPPPWSEQADPPSWPAGTSLPPSPGAAPFGPGANAPSAPSGSNASSPTTDPGTDSRTPWATHHTPPAPARPPSTSDTGSFHLPPPQSQSPSQPSVPPEHEQQPYQHRPQAQAHSAYASPHDPTPPTHVLPSPQPHAPRFPTQAQKPIPHQPRADASTASYTAQSPQVPPSARAISRARRSGPPAKVAIPLLILALACYAVGFWALTQI, encoded by the coding sequence ATGGGTGAGGTGTTCGCCGGCCGGTACGAACTGGCCGATCCGATCGGACGCGGAGGCGTCGGCGCCGTCTGGCGTGCCTGGGACCATCGGCGCCGCCGTTATGTGGCCGCCAAGGTTCTGTTGCAGAGCGACGCGCACTCCCTGTTGCGCTTCGTCCGCGAACAGGCCCTGCGGATCGACCACCCCCATGTCCTCGCGCCGGCCAGCTGGGCCGCCGACGACGACAAGGTCCTGTTCACCATGGACCTGGTCGCCGGCGGTTCGCTCGTCCATCTGATCGGGGACTACGGTCCCCTGCCACCCGCGTTCGTCTGCACCCTGCTCGACCAACTCCTCGCGGGGCTGGCCGCGGTGCACGCGGAAGGCGTCGTCCACCGCGACATCAAGCCCGCCAACATCCTGCTCGAAGCGACCGGCACCCGGCGCCCCCGGCTGCGCCTGTCCGACTTCGGCATCGCCATGCGGCTGGGCGAGCCGCGCCTGACCGAGACCAACCTCGTCGTGGGCACGCCCGGCTATCTTGCCCCCGAGCAGATGATGGGCGCGGAACCCGACTTCCCCGCCGACCTGTTCGCCGTCGGCCTGGTCGCGCTGTACCTCCTGGAGGGCGCCAAGCCCGACGCCAAGGCACTCATTCAGTACTTCGCCGCCCACGGCACCCCCGGCGCGCCCCAGAGTGTCCCCGAGCCTCTCTGGCAGGTCGTGGCCACGCTCCTCCAGCCGGACCCCCAGGCCCGCTTCCGCACCGCCACAGGCGCCCGCAAAGCCCTCGCCGCCGCCAGGGAGCTCCTCACGGAGCCCGGCGCCGACGACGAGTCGATCGAGATATTCGACCAACTCGGGCCCCTGCCCCCGGGATTCGGCCCGGAGGGTCCGCTCAAGCCGGCCCCGGGAGTGGATCCGAGCAGGACGCGGCATGGAGGCACGGGAGCATCGGGAGAGACCCGCTTCCGGACCGGTGACGGTAGTGGGCCACCGTCGGGGAGCAGTGAGGGCAGCGGGGTGCCGTCCGGGAGCGGCGGGGCAAGCGGGATGCCGTCCGGGGTTGGCGGACAGAGCGCGACGCCACCCGGGGTGGGTGGAGGAAGCGCGGATTTCGACGCGCGGGGCGAACACGGGGGTTCTTCCTGGCCCGGTTACGAGGCTGGTGCCGATGCTGGTTCCAGTGCTGGTGCTGGTGCTGGTCCCGGGCACGCGGGTGGGATGCCTCCCTGGCCCGACGAGGGGAACAGGTTGGCGCCCCGGACCGGGGAGGCGGGTGGGGCGTCCTCCTGGTTCGGCGAGGGGAGCGGAAGGCATTCCCAGGCGCGCGAGCCAAGTGAGGCGCCTTCCCATCCCGGTGGAGCGCACAGGGTGCCTCCTCGGCCCGGTGAAGGAAACGGGGAGTCCAGGCCCGGCGAAGGAAACGGGCCGTCCTGGCCCGGCACAGGAAACGAGGTGTCCAGGCCGCCCGGCACAGGAAACGACGAGTCCTGGCAAGCGGCAGGAAACGCAGCCGCCCGGCCCGGTGAAGGAGGTCCACAGTCCTGGCCCGGTGAAACGAGTTCGCCTTCCTGGCCAGGGCAAGCGAGTCCGCCGCCTTGGTCCGAGCAGGCCGACCCGCCGTCCTGGCCCGCCGGGACGAGCCTCCCGCCCTCTCCAGGTGCCGCCCCCTTCGGCCCAGGTGCCAACGCCCCGTCCGCCCCTTCCGGCAGCAACGCATCCTCCCCGACCACCGACCCCGGAACGGACTCCAGAACTCCCTGGGCCACGCACCACACCCCGCCCGCTCCCGCCAGGCCGCCCTCGACGTCGGACACCGGCAGCTTCCATCTGCCACCGCCCCAGTCCCAGTCCCCGTCCCAGCCCTCGGTCCCGCCGGAGCACGAGCAGCAGCCCTACCAACACCGTCCACAGGCGCAGGCCCACTCCGCCTACGCCTCCCCCCACGACCCCACACCCCCCACTCACGTCCTGCCCTCCCCCCAACCTCACGCCCCACGCTTCCCCACGCAGGCTCAGAAGCCGATCCCGCACCAGCCCCGTGCCGATGCCTCTACTGCTTCGTACACCGCTCAGAGCCCGCAGGTTCCGCCTTCCGCCCGGGCAATTTCGCGAGCACGCCGCAGCGGGCCGCCCGCCAAGGTGGCGATCCCCCTCCTGATCCTGGCCCTGGCCTGCTACGCCGTGGGGTTCTGGGCACTCACCCAGATCTGA
- a CDS encoding helix-turn-helix domain-containing protein yields MDAAQQEATARARELQRNWYGEPLGALFRKLIDDLGLNQARLAGVLGLSAPMLSQLMSGQRAKIGNPAVVQRVQLLQDLAGQVADGSVSAAEATERMDEIKKSQGGSVLSNTTTTTSSSGAPTVKRVVREIQSLLRSVAAAGDIIDAADSLAPTHPELAEFLRVYGAGRTSDAVTHYQSHQS; encoded by the coding sequence ATGGACGCCGCACAGCAGGAAGCGACCGCAAGAGCGCGGGAGCTTCAGCGGAATTGGTACGGGGAGCCGCTGGGGGCGCTCTTCCGTAAGCTCATAGACGACCTGGGCCTCAACCAGGCTCGTCTCGCGGGGGTACTGGGACTGTCCGCGCCGATGCTGTCACAGCTGATGAGCGGTCAGCGGGCGAAGATCGGCAATCCCGCCGTGGTCCAGCGCGTGCAGTTGTTGCAGGACCTGGCGGGGCAGGTCGCCGACGGCAGCGTGAGCGCGGCCGAGGCGACCGAGCGCATGGATGAGATCAAGAAGTCGCAGGGGGGCTCGGTGCTCAGCAACACCACGACCACGACGAGTAGTTCGGGTGCGCCAACGGTCAAGCGGGTCGTTCGCGAGATCCAGTCGCTGCTGCGCTCGGTGGCCGCCGCCGGAGACATCATCGACGCGGCCGACAGCCTCGCCCCGACCCACCCGGAACTGGCAGAGTTCCTCCGGGTCTACGGTGCCGGCCGCACTTCCGACGCGGTCACGCACTACCAGTCCCACCAGAGTTGA
- a CDS encoding glycoside hydrolase family 6 protein has protein sequence MHRRHVRSLPRLLAALGLLSVAAAPAVGHPTSPEPQARALQAPAPQAPDPLSLWLDPNTPAALQAAAYRRLGRTEDAALIDRIATRPQATWLTGANPGPAVRALTTEAALAGRTALLVAYHLPHRDCGSFSAGGADNERDYRAYIDSFAEGLGDRGALVVLEPDAVPQALADCPQTGTADPLALLAHAVERLKQQPRARVYVDAGNPDWMPDVSWLARGLRQAGVDGADGFALNVSNFQTTQSVLSYGRRVADALGGGAHFVVDTSRNGNGPYTGVDAWCNPPGRALGSPPTTDTGVPGVDAYLWIKRPGESDGTCRGGPPAGHWWPEYALDLARAAPD, from the coding sequence ATGCACCGACGCCACGTCCGATCCCTCCCCCGACTGCTCGCGGCCCTCGGCCTGCTGTCCGTGGCCGCGGCACCCGCCGTCGGCCACCCGACGTCCCCCGAGCCGCAAGCTCGCGCACTGCAAGCCCCTGCACCGCAAGCCCCGGACCCGCTGTCCCTCTGGCTGGATCCGAACACCCCCGCCGCGCTCCAGGCCGCCGCATACCGTCGCCTGGGCCGGACCGAGGACGCGGCGCTGATCGACAGGATCGCCACCCGCCCGCAGGCCACCTGGCTGACCGGTGCTAACCCCGGCCCCGCCGTGCGCGCCCTCACCACGGAAGCCGCCCTCGCCGGGCGTACCGCGCTGCTCGTCGCCTACCACCTCCCCCACCGCGACTGCGGATCCTTCTCCGCGGGCGGCGCGGACAACGAGCGGGATTACAGGGCCTACATCGACTCCTTCGCCGAGGGACTCGGCGACCGGGGCGCCCTCGTCGTCCTCGAACCCGACGCCGTGCCGCAGGCCCTGGCCGACTGCCCCCAGACCGGCACGGCGGACCCTCTCGCACTGCTCGCCCACGCCGTCGAGCGCCTCAAGCAGCAGCCCCGTGCCCGGGTCTACGTCGACGCCGGGAACCCCGACTGGATGCCTGACGTGTCCTGGCTGGCCCGCGGGCTGCGTCAGGCGGGCGTGGACGGGGCCGACGGCTTCGCGCTCAACGTCTCCAACTTCCAGACCACGCAGAGCGTCCTGTCGTACGGACGACGCGTGGCGGACGCGCTCGGCGGCGGTGCGCACTTCGTCGTCGACACCAGCCGAAACGGCAACGGCCCCTACACAGGCGTCGACGCGTGGTGCAATCCGCCGGGCCGCGCGCTGGGCAGCCCGCCCACGACGGACACCGGAGTCCCTGGCGTGGACGCCTACCTGTGGATCAAACGGCCGGGGGAGTCGGACGGGACCTGCCGGGGCGGACCGCCGGCCGGTCACTGGTGGCCGGAGTACGCACTGGACCTGGCGCGGGCGGCACCCGACTGA